In Pelosinus sp. IPA-1, a single genomic region encodes these proteins:
- the efp gene encoding elongation factor P yields the protein MISSGDFRTGATIEIDNNVWQIVDFQHVKPGKGAAFVRTKMKNVRTGAVVERTFNPGEKFPKAHVDRREMQFLYESDGSYNFMDNETYEQSELSADQLGDAVKYLKENMTIGIMFFQGTIIGVELPVAVELTVVETDPGIRGDTATGGTKPAKMESGCVVRVPLFINIGDVLRIDTRTGDYLERA from the coding sequence ATGATATCAAGTGGTGACTTTCGTACAGGTGCAACAATTGAAATTGACAATAATGTTTGGCAGATAGTAGACTTTCAACACGTAAAGCCAGGTAAAGGTGCGGCTTTTGTGCGCACGAAAATGAAGAATGTACGTACTGGAGCGGTTGTTGAACGTACGTTTAATCCAGGTGAAAAGTTTCCTAAGGCTCATGTTGATCGTCGTGAGATGCAATTTTTGTATGAAAGCGATGGCAGCTATAACTTTATGGATAATGAAACCTATGAGCAAAGTGAATTATCCGCTGATCAATTAGGTGATGCAGTAAAATATTTAAAAGAAAATATGACTATTGGTATTATGTTTTTCCAAGGAACTATTATTGGTGTAGAATTACCAGTGGCAGTTGAACTTACAGTAGTTGAAACAGACCCTGGTATTCGCGGCGATACAGCAACTGGTGGTACTAAACCAGCGAAAATGGAATCTGGTTGTGTAGTGCGTGTACCTTTATTTATTAATATTGGTGATGTTCT